The Nostoc sp. 'Lobaria pulmonaria (5183) cyanobiont' DNA window TTTTATGTCAATGCGTAAGTCCTAAGATGGATAAAATACACTACTCCAATCCTTAAGCGCGCGTTCTTTCTGAGTGGGTAAGTCTTGTAAAGGCAATTGGGAAAGATGAAATAATTTCTGAAGTAGCACTCCCGGATTTTTCACTTGTGAGAAATCCGGGTTTATTGCCTAGAAACTAAAATGATATGAAGAATACACAAAACTCAGTATTTATAAATACATTTATCGGCAAATAATGTAAACAGTATGCCAATATAAGTATTTCAGTATAAATATGTAAGTAAAATATTGACTGTAATTTACTGTAGTGTTATTGTAAGGTTATTGAGATGTTCTCTATTTTCAAGCTAAACACCCACATAGAATAGCCCACAAGGAGGGTATCAAAATATTTTTACCGGGTAAGAGTCAACTGTTGATTATTTTCAAGGTAGTAAGACTTAGGCGCTGGCAAAAACCAAATATGAAGGGTGGATTTTAGGCATTAAAGCTGAATTTTTCAATGCTTATTCAGTGATTTGTATTGAACAAAGATGATTAAAAAAGCCTGAAATGACCGATTATCCTGAATGCACACCTTCATTAATTTGTAGAGTGCTTAAGACTTAGATAGTCTGAGATAGTTAAATAAGTGATATGTACAAGCCTTTTTATCTGGTGAATCTTCAATCAATTTACTGATGAGCTTCAATGGTGAAGTATAAAGTATCCCGGAAACATCAAATTTCGGTAGATTTTAGTCCCCGAAAACGTCACTAAACTCAAGATTGAGAACTGAAGTTACTAAAAAAATCGATTTACTCAGGTAATAAGTTATGGCAAATATCATTGGAACCAACGGTAACGATACCCTAGTAGGTAGTGATGACGCGGACACGATTAAGGGTCTTGCAGGTAACGATACCATCACAGGTAACGATGGTAACGACACCTTAATTGGTGGTGGCGGTAAGGATCAATTTGTTTACAACCTCAGTAACGGCATTGATACAATCACTGATTTCGGTGGCATAGGTAAAGGCGTAAATACCTCGGCAGCAGTCATTGCCGAAGTGGACACCCTAAAATTCCCCGACTTTGACTTCTTTAGTGCCAAAAACTTGCTCCTTACTCAGAATGGCAGCAATTTGGAAATCGGCTTTGAAGAGGCAGGTCAGACCATAGTCATCCTGCAAAACTTCAAATTAGAAAACTTCAAGAATCTGAAAGCTTCTGGGGCAACACCAGCGATTGGCAATATCTTGTTTGGAGGGCAAACTAGTATCACCGACAGCTTTAATGTCCTGGATGCCAACTCCACTGATACCAACCTGGGCATCAAGAACACGGTGACTTTTCTTAATGACCTCGACAACAACATTACGGGTTTAGACGACTCAGATGATGTCGTCAATGGTGAGGCGGGTAATGACAAAATCGACGGCAAGAGTGGCAACGATTTGCTGCGCGGTGGTACGGGAAATGATACTCTCATTGGTGGCGCGGGAAATGACACTCTCATTGGTGATACGGGCAATAACTTTCTCGTTGGTGGTGCTGGTGACGATGAATTGAATGCTGATTCATCAACAGGCAATAATACCCTTAATGGTGGTGCTGGTAACGATTACTTGATTGCTGACAGTTCAACAGGCGATAACCTGCTCTCTGGTGGGGATGGCAATGACAGCTTCTCTTTGGCGGCCCCCTCTACTACCTCCTCTTCTTTAGTAACTCAAACGGTAGATGGAGGGATAGGTGAAGATTCCTTGTCCGGCTATTTCAACTATACTACGGGGGGAATCACCTCGACTTTCAATGCTGCTACTAACATTGGCTCGATTAGAGGGGGCACGGATCGAGTTAACTACAAGAATATCGAAAGATTAAATATCTCAGGTACAACCTACAATGACAATATTGTGGGGACTAATGGCAACGATTATCTCTCTGGGGGCGGTGGCAAGGATACGATTTTTGGCGGTGAAGGTAACGATGAGTTGAGTGTTGATTCAACAAGCGATAATATCCTCAACGGTGGCGCTGGTAGCGATCGCTTGAGTGCTAGCTCTTCAAAAGGTAATAACCTGCTCTCTGGTGGCGATGGCAATGATTCTCTTGACATCTCTGCGTATTTCGACTTCTTAGAGAACAGATATATCAATCCCACCTCTGGCAATAACACCCTCAACGGTGGCGCTGGTGACGATTCCTTGAGTGCTGACGGTTCAACAGGCTATAACCTACTCGCTGGTGGCGATGGCAATGATTCTCTTAATGCCTATGCCGCCTCTGGTAATAACACGCTCAATGGTGGCACTGGTAACGATGAATTGAATACTGATTCAACAGGTAATAACCTGCTCTTAGGAGGGGATGGCAATGACAGCTTCTCTTTTACGTCCCCATCTACAGCCTCCTCTTCCTTAGTAACTCAAACGGTAGATGGAGGGATAGGTAAAGATTCCTTGTCCATCAATTACTACAATACTACGAGCGGAATCACTTCGACATTCAATGCCACTACTAATATCGGCTCGATTACATCAGGCACAAATCGGGTTAGCTACAAAAGTATCGAACAACTATATATCAGAACTACAGCCTATGATGACAATATTGTCGGGACTAGTGGCAATGATACAATAGATGGGTTCGATGGTGGCAATGATACAATAGATGGGGGCAGTGGTGACGATTACTTGTCGTTAGGTAATGGTGCTACCCAAGGAATCACAACGACTTTCAATGCCACTACTAATATCGGCTCGATTACATCAGGCACGAATCGGGTTAGCTACAAGAATATCGAACGATTAAATATTTTTGATACGGCTTACAATGACTTGATTGTGGGGAGCAATGGCAACGATACGATCGGTGGGGTCAATGGGGTCAATGGGGTCGATGGTGGCAATGATACAATAGACGGGGGCAGTGGTGACGACTTGTTGTCGTTTGGTAGCTATTATGCTACCGAGGTAATCACTTCGACATTCAATGCCACTACTAATACTGGCTCGATTACATCGGGCACGAATCGGGTTAACTATAAGAATATTGAACGCTTAAATATTTTTGGTACAGACTACGATGACTTGATTGTGGGGAGCAATGGTAACGATACGATAGATGGGGCAGGTGGAAATAACACGATTCTCGGCGGTGCAGGTAAGGATTATTTGAGTGCTAATGCTTCAAATGATTTGAATTTAAATGTTAATAATCTGCTCTCTGGAGGCGATGGTAATGATTCTCTTGACGTCTCTGGTTTTTACGACGACTATCGCGGCAATTTCTCTCTGATTGCTATTTTGGGCAAAAACACCCTCAATGGTGGCGCTGGTGACGATAACTTAGTTACTAATTATTCATCAGGCAATAACTTACTCTCTGGGGACGATGGCAATGATACTCTTACAGCCGCTGGTTCAGCCTCCTTATATTCCTCATACGGAGCTTATACTGTCTCTGGCAATAACACCCTCAACGGTGGTGCTGGTAACGATCGCTTGATTGTTGATTATTCATCAGGCGATAATCTACTGGATGGAGGCGATGGCAATGACTACCTCACAGCCTCTAGCGCTACTGGTAAGAACACCCTCAAAGGTGGTAATGGCAATGACTACCTCACAGGTGGCAATGGTAATGATAGCCTAATTGGAGGAGCTGGTATTGATACCTTTGCTTTCAATAGTTACAATCAAGGCGTTGATAATATTTATGACTTCAACGCGACTAATGAACTGATTCAGATATCGGCTGTTGGTTTTGGTGGCGGATTATCAACACCTTCACTTAAGACAAGTCAGTTTACCCTCGGAACATCTGCAACCACGAGCAATCAACGATTTATCTATGACAATATTACAGGTGCATTGTTCTTTGATGGAGATGGCAGTGCGTCTGGGTTTACTCAGGTAAAATTTGCACAAATGTCTGCTGGCTTGTCACTAACAGAAAAGAATTTTGTGGTTGTTTAATCGTAATTAGCGCTCTTGTATAACTTTAGGTACGGAATGGGAGGTTATATTTTAAGCACCTCCCATTAAATTTTTCAATAGAGACGTAGCACTGCTACGTTTCCACAATGGTTCTGGATAACGCATATTTAACACCAGATGTCTATGGTTTCCAACAATTTGCGCCAAATCGACGCATCTCTGGAAAACCGGAAAAAATTTTCCAAATTTCTCCATTTTGCAGCCTGAAAGCCTTACTGCATAAGGCATCGACACATTTCAACGAAGTGATGCGGTTTTCAAGATTCGGGCGAGATGCGTCGATAAGCTTCAACACACTCCCTAAAAGTAAAATATATTACTTAAAATTGTTAAGGTTTTAACAAAAACTTAGCATTGGGTATCTTTTGCTCTGGAAAAATTGCTTGAGTTAGACATTTCCTAAATGCTAACGTCTACAAGGTGACACAGGATTTGGAGTGGTTTTTTTTACTATGAAGCACAGACACAAAGTAGCTT harbors:
- a CDS encoding beta strand repeat-containing protein; this translates as MANIIGTNGNDTLVGSDDADTIKGLAGNDTITGNDGNDTLIGGGGKDQFVYNLSNGIDTITDFGGIGKGVNTSAAVIAEVDTLKFPDFDFFSAKNLLLTQNGSNLEIGFEEAGQTIVILQNFKLENFKNLKASGATPAIGNILFGGQTSITDSFNVLDANSTDTNLGIKNTVTFLNDLDNNITGLDDSDDVVNGEAGNDKIDGKSGNDLLRGGTGNDTLIGGAGNDTLIGDTGNNFLVGGAGDDELNADSSTGNNTLNGGAGNDYLIADSSTGDNLLSGGDGNDSFSLAAPSTTSSSLVTQTVDGGIGEDSLSGYFNYTTGGITSTFNAATNIGSIRGGTDRVNYKNIERLNISGTTYNDNIVGTNGNDYLSGGGGKDTIFGGEGNDELSVDSTSDNILNGGAGSDRLSASSSKGNNLLSGGDGNDSLDISAYFDFLENRYINPTSGNNTLNGGAGDDSLSADGSTGYNLLAGGDGNDSLNAYAASGNNTLNGGTGNDELNTDSTGNNLLLGGDGNDSFSFTSPSTASSSLVTQTVDGGIGKDSLSINYYNTTSGITSTFNATTNIGSITSGTNRVSYKSIEQLYIRTTAYDDNIVGTSGNDTIDGFDGGNDTIDGGSGDDYLSLGNGATQGITTTFNATTNIGSITSGTNRVSYKNIERLNIFDTAYNDLIVGSNGNDTIGGVNGVNGVDGGNDTIDGGSGDDLLSFGSYYATEVITSTFNATTNTGSITSGTNRVNYKNIERLNIFGTDYDDLIVGSNGNDTIDGAGGNNTILGGAGKDYLSANASNDLNLNVNNLLSGGDGNDSLDVSGFYDDYRGNFSLIAILGKNTLNGGAGDDNLVTNYSSGNNLLSGDDGNDTLTAAGSASLYSSYGAYTVSGNNTLNGGAGNDRLIVDYSSGDNLLDGGDGNDYLTASSATGKNTLKGGNGNDYLTGGNGNDSLIGGAGIDTFAFNSYNQGVDNIYDFNATNELIQISAVGFGGGLSTPSLKTSQFTLGTSATTSNQRFIYDNITGALFFDGDGSASGFTQVKFAQMSAGLSLTEKNFVVV